From Medicago truncatula cultivar Jemalong A17 chromosome 7, MtrunA17r5.0-ANR, whole genome shotgun sequence, a single genomic window includes:
- the LOC120576994 gene encoding uncharacterized protein, whose product MAEERTLKEYSILSSDGPCTIIVYPTVQGSNFKIKPALLILVQQNQFSGSPFEDPNLHISTFWRLSVTCKDDQETVRLHLFPFSLKDKASNWFNSLKPGSITSWDQLRREFLFRFFPPSKTAQLRGKLYQFTQKNGESLFDVWERFKEILRRCPHHGLEKWLIIHTFYNGLTSSTKLTIDAAAGGALMNKDFTTAYALIENMALNLFQWTEEKATIDPSPSKKEAGMDETSSIDYLSTKVNALSQRLDRMSTPTFSPPCEACGLSSHSNTDCNLSSVEQLNFVQNGQRLQELKDQTRLLNNSLATLTTKIDSISSHNKISETQLSQVVRKVDHPNKMNAVTLRSGKPLEDPIRRTETNDSEKEIREPPSRETRAEREEPRVEENTPPTFKPKIPFPQRFAKSKLDEQFKKFIEMMNKIYIDVPFTEVLTQMPTYAKFLKEILSKKRKIEERSEVVKKAMCDLGASVSLMPLSLYERLGIGELKSTRMTLQLADRSVKYPAGIIEDVPVKVGEVYIPADFVVMEMEEDNQVPILLGRPFLATAGAIIDVKKGKLAFNVGKETVEFELAKLMKGPSIKDSCCMIDIIDHCVKECSLASTTHDGLEVCLVNNAGTKLEGEAKAYEELLDRTPPMKGLSVEELVKEEPTLLPKEAPKVELKTLPSNLRNILKP is encoded by the exons ATGGCTGAGGAACGCACTCTTAAGGAGTATTCGATCCTTTCTTCGGATGGGCCATGCACTATTATAGTCTACCCAACAGTTCAAGGtagcaacttcaaaataaaacctgcactACTTATTCTGGTGCAACAAAACCAGTTCTCTGGATCACCTTTCGAGGACCCAAATTTACATATCTCAACCTTTTGGAGACTTAGTGTAACTTGCAAGGACGACCAAGAAACCGTCAGGCTacatctcttccctttttctctaaaagataAAGCCAGCAATTGGTTCAACTCTTTGAAACCTGGTTCCATTACCTCATGGGACCAACTAAGGCGAGAGTTCCTTTTCCGTTTCTTTCCCCCATCCAAAACTGCCCAACTTAGGGGAAAGCTTTACCAATTTACTCAAAAGAACGGGGAATCTCTTTTCGATGTGTGGGAAcgttttaaagaaatacttagACGTTGTCCCCATCACGGTCTAGAAAAATGGTTAatcatccacaccttttataatggtctaaCATCTAGCACTAAATTGActattgatgcagctgcaggtggtgccCTAATGAACAAAGACTTCACAACAGCTTATGCGTTAATTGAGAACATGGCTCTAAACCTCTTCCAATGGACAGAAGAAAAAGCAACCATCGAtccttcaccctctaaaaaagaggcaggtatggatGAAACCTCTTCCATTGACTATTTATCTACCAAGGTGAATGCATTATCTCAAAGACTTGATCGCATGAGCACACCTACCTTCTCACCTCCTTGTGAAGCATGTGGCCTATCTAGTCATTCTAACACCGATTGCAACCTAAGTAGTGTTGAGCAGTTAAATTTTGTTCAGAATggccaaaga CTCCAAGAGCTCAAGGATCAAACTagacttttgaacaactctctTGCTACTCTCACAACAAAGATAGACTCCATCTCCTCTCACAACAAAATTTCTGAAACTCAGCTCTCCCAGGTAGTTCGTAAAGTTGACCACCCCAATAAAATGAATGCTGTTACACTTAGGAGTGGTAAGCCACTCGAAGACCCCATAAGGAGAACCGAGACCAATGACAGTGAGAAAGAAATCCGCGAACCACCATCTAGGGAAACCAGGGCAGAAAGAGAGGAACCACGAGTTGAGGAAAACACGCCACCTACCTTTAAGCCAAAAATCCCCTTCCCACAAAGGTTTGCCAAATCAAAGCTCGATGAGCAATTCAAAAAGTTCATAGAGATGATGAACAAGATATATATTGATGTGCCATTCACCGAGGTCCTAACCCAAATGCCCACAtatgctaaatttttgaaagaaatcctctctaaaaaaagaaagattgagGAAA GGTCGGAAGTTGTGAAGAAAGCTATGTGTGATCTAGGAGCCAGTGTCAGCCTAATGCCCTTATCACTTTATGAGAGGTTGGGAATAGGGGAACTTAAATCAACAAGGATGACCCTACAACTAGCAGACCGTTCTGTTAAGTATCCAGCTGGAATCATAGAAGATGTCCCCGTTAAGGTAGGAGAGGTATATATCCCCGCCGATTTTGTTGTGATGGAAATGGAGGAAGACAATCAGGTACCAATTCTTTTGGGAAGACCTTTCCTTGCCACTGCAGGAGCTATCATTGATGTAAAAAAGGGTAAGCTTGCCTTCAATGTAGGTAAGGAaactgttgaatttgaacttgctaaactAATGAAAGGTCCCTCCATTAAGgactcttgttgcatgatagaCATAATCGACCATTGCGTGAAAGAATGCTCTTTAGCATCAACTACACATGATGGTTTGGAAGTATGCTTGGTTAACAATGCAGGTACAAAACTGGAAGGGGAGGCAAAAGCTTATGAAGAACTGTTAGATAGAACTCCTCCAATGAAAGGTCTAAGTGTGGAGGAGTTAGTAAAAGAAGAACCAACACTTCTACCCAAGGAGGCACCGAAAGTAGAACTCAAAACACTTCCATCAAATCTAAG aaatATCCTAAAGCCATAG
- the LOC120576995 gene encoding uncharacterized protein yields MEYYEYYRRWMYDRTFPGRTGLKPQFVEGVDGFISWAWEQEICRDEGGIRCPCLKCRCRHIITDPGDVKKHLKKVGFMPNYWVWTYNGEMFQNFGVGVNAQASTSHGGTNVETNVEYNEDVNTEQPPNEKAQRFYRLLSESNTPLYEGSSYSKLSMCVWLLSHKSNYLNPDDGMDDITKMLKAVTSFKDNLPMNYHAAKRLVMKLGLSVKRIDCCRNGCMLFYDNEFGINDGALEECKFCQSPRYGISKQKRVAVKSMFYLPIIPRLQRLFASMKTASQMTWHQSNGIPGVMRHPSDGEAWKHFDRVHPDFAADPRNVRLGLCSDGFQPYVQSSAKPYSCWPIIVTPYNLPPEMCMTKPYLFLSCIVPGPDNPKAGIDVFLQPLIDDLKRLWAGELTYDISRKQNFKLRVALMWTINDFPAYGMLSGWSTHGRFACPHCMENTKAFTLESGGKSSWFDWYRPFLPHNHPLRRLKNGFKKDERVFVGPPPKITSEEVWTRVCDYPKVTDYGRAVPIPRYGVDHH; encoded by the coding sequence ATGGAGTATTATGAATATTATCGTCGTTGGATGTACGATAGGACGTTTCCGGGAAGAACTGGACTAAAACCGCAATTTGTCGAAGGAGTTGACGGATTTATTTCATGGGCATGGGAGCAAGAAATCTGTAGAGATGAGGGAGGAATTAGATGTCCGTGTCTAAAATGTAGGTGCAGACATATAATTACCGATCCTGGAGATGTGAAGAAACACCTAAAAAAAGTTGGTTTTATGCCTAATTATTGGGTTTGGACATATAATGGTGAAATGTTTCAGAATTTTGGGGTAGGGGTCAATGCACAAGCTTCTACTAGCCATGGTGGAACAAATGTGGAAACAAATGTGGAATACAATGAAGATGTCAACACAGAACAACCCCCGAATGAGAAGGCGCAAAGATTTTACCGATTGTTGAGTGAAAGTAATACACCTTTGTATGAAGGGTCTTCGTACTCTAAGCTATCTATGTGTGTGTGGCTTTTATCTCATAAGTCGAATTATCTTAATCCTGATGATGGTATGGATGATATTACGAAGATGTTGAAGGCTGTGACTTCGTTCAAAGATAATCTGCCAATGAATTATCATGCTGCGAAGAGGTTGGTGATGAAGTTGGGATTATCAGTTAAAAGGATTGATTGTTGTAGAAATGGATGCATGTTGTTTTATGACAATGAGTTTGGGATAAATGATGGAGCATTGGAGGAATGTAAATTTTGTCAAAGCCCGAGGTACGGTATTAGCAAGCAGAAACGAGTTGCGGTTAAGTCAATGTTTTACTTGCCAATAATACCAAGATTACAAAGACTGTTTGCATCGATGAAAACTGCTAGTCAAATGACGTGGCATCAGTCAAATGGAATTCCCGGAGTGATGCGACATCCTTCTGACGGTGAAGCGTGGAAACACTTTGATCGAGTACATCCTGATTTTGCAGCAGATCCACGGAATGTGAGACTTGGATTATGCTCTGACGGTTTTCAGCCATATGTCCAATCCTCGGCAAAACCATATTCTTGTTGGCCAATCATTGTAACCCCGTATAATCTCCCTCCTGAAATGTGCATGACAAAACCATACTTGTTTTTGAGTTGTATTGTACCAGGACCAGATAACCCTAAAGCAGGCATAGACGTGTTTCTACAAccgttaattgatgatttgaagagGTTGTGGGCTGGAGAATTGACATATGATATTTctagaaaacaaaatttcaagttgAGAGTAGCTTTGATGTGGACCATTAATGATTTTCCCGCTTATGGCATGTTGTCCGGTTGGAGTACTCATGGTAGATTTGCATGTCCACATTGTATGGAAAATACAAAGGCATTTACTTTGGAAAGTGGAGGGAAGAGTTCGTGGTTTGACTGGTATCGTCCATTCTTGCCTCATAATCACCCGTTGAGAAGACTTAAGAATGGTTTCAAGAAGGATGAGAGAGTTTTTGTTGGTCCTCCACCTAAGATTACATCAGAAGAAGTGTGGACAAGAGTTTGTGATTATCCAAAAGTCACTGATTATGGTCGAGCTGTCCCAATACCAAGATACGGAGTGGACCACCACTGA